The Puniceicoccus vermicola sequence TTGCTCGCTGTGGTCTGTCGGGAGGAAGGAGAGATTCTGCGAGGGCACTCCGCTGTAAAAGGCCGGATCTCCCGCGTCGAACTTGAACCCGTCGATGCCGTATTCATCGACGAGTTTCTGCAGGGATAGGCGGAACCACTCGCGGGCATCCGGGTTGCTCAGGTCGATCATGGCACTGGCTCCATTCCACCAGCGAATCAGCGCGGGTTTGAACTCGGTATTGGCCCAGAGAATATCCTGAGTCGGTTGCTCGTCCGGATGGAGAAAGTGTTTCTCAGCCAGTTCCCGGCAGGTGGCCGAATCGGCACTGACAAATGGGCAGACCCAAAGCATGACTTTGAAGCCCATGTCATGAAGCTTCTCGATCATGGCTTTTGGGTCGGAGAAGCGGCGCGCGGAAAATTCCCAGGTGCCGTAATCTTCCTGCCAGTTGTCGTCGATGAGAATGGTTCCCGGAGGATAGCCCGCCGCAATAATACTTTCAGCGTACTCAAGGATCTTCTCCTCGCGCTGATCATACATCAACTCGATCCAGGTGTTGTATTGAGGAGCATTGAAGAGAATGGGATCCGGAATTGAGCCGGAAGCCGGGAAGTGATTTCGACTGGCATGGCAAAATGCCTCCTTTAGCGAGTTCCCCTCTTCGAACAAGTGAATCTCAGAGTGTGCCTTGCTCAGGTGCAGGGATCCTTGCTTGAACTCGAAATGGAACGGGTGGTCGCTCCAGACGTATCTTCCTCTGTTGGAGACCAGCAATGGCTGCGCCTGATTGCCCAGGTTCTCGTTGAGAAGGTCACAGCTGATCGTGCTCTCGGACCGGAAGGGCATGGATGCGCCCAGGGCTGAGAGTCCTCCCCACCAGCTTTCGTTGGGAAGGAGTGGAATGGATCGGTTGGAGTAGTCTGTCATGACGGGATTTTTTGAGTCGTCTAGGATCGAGGAGAATGGAGAATTAGTTGGAGGATACCTGAAGGCGCAGAAAGAGCGTGGCGGAATTTTGACTGAGGGAGTCTTCGATGGTCACTCGTTTCGTCAGATCGTCGATTTTCGTTTCTTTCACGAAGGCTGGTCCGTTCCAATTATCGCTTCCACGGGAAAGGGATGAGATCGTGTGCCACTCTCGCAAGTCTTCGGACGCTTGGCAGGCATAGTTGACAGGGGCGGGGCTCAAGCGCGTGAATTGGAATCCGAGACCCTGAGTTTCAGGATTGAAAAAAGTAAGTAGAGGTGGCGGAGAAGGTTGTGTTGGGGAATGGTGGGTGGCGAACTCGAGAAGGTTGGCCACTCCGTCTTCATCGTAGTCATAACCGTTGGCGGCCTCTCCCCGGTTGGCTGTGGTCTTGAAATGATAATCCCGCCAGGATTGCAGCCGGGACAGGATCTTAAAGCGGTCGATCTCCAGATCGTATCCGGAGCTGGCAGCGTGCTTACCGGTGACGGTAAGTCGCAGCGAGGAGGGGCCAGCCGGGATACTTATGGTTCCGAGGTCGAACTCAGAGTAGCCTGGTTCCGGAGAATAGGCATCGATCTCTTGGCCCACTGTCGTTCCGTTTACCGATAATCTCGCGATCCCGGAGTTGGGAGTGCAGTAGAGAGTGACTTTCAGGTGATAATTCTCCTCTTCTGGGAGATCGACGAAATGCTCGATGTAGTCTCCCAAGGAGGTTGCCCGGAAAACTCGATGGCGACCCTGCGTCGATTCGGGATTCTCGGTGATGAATTGAGGCCTTTGATTGGTTTGTGAATCCAGGTCTTCCGCTTTGAAGATGCCGGGATCGACTTCGAAGGTTTGCGGGAGGGGGGTGTTGAATTGGATGTCAGTCACGTATTCGTTGAATTCCAGCTGGTCAAGAGAGGTGAGGGGAAGGCCCATGTTTGAGCAGTTGTTAAAGCGGACATGATCGATGCGGTTTGCGGGTCCGGCTCCCTCCAGTCGAATGGTTCCCCCATTCATGGTGACGTTCTTGAAAAGCAGGCGGTTTATGAATCCCCTCTGTTGGAGGAATCCAGTTTTGTTGCTGTAGTGGGTTTCAAGAATCCGGAGATTGATGGGACTTTTTTCGCGCTCGATGTTGATGTT is a genomic window containing:
- a CDS encoding glycoside hydrolase family 31 protein, whose protein sequence is MTDYSNRSIPLLPNESWWGGLSALGASMPFRSESTISCDLLNENLGNQAQPLLVSNRGRYVWSDHPFHFEFKQGSLHLSKAHSEIHLFEEGNSLKEAFCHASRNHFPASGSIPDPILFNAPQYNTWIELMYDQREEKILEYAESIIAAGYPPGTILIDDNWQEDYGTWEFSARRFSDPKAMIEKLHDMGFKVMLWVCPFVSADSATCRELAEKHFLHPDEQPTQDILWANTEFKPALIRWWNGASAMIDLSNPDAREWFRLSLQKLVDEYGIDGFKFDAGDPAFYSGVPSQNLSFLPTDHSEQFAAAGLPFAFNEYRACWKMAGQPLVQRLQDKKHKWEDLRTLIPCSIAQGLMGYAFTCPDMIGGGEYLSFLRAENIDQELIVRSAQAHALMPMMQFSLAPWRVLDPEKQAICLEMAKLHTRTAPRILEYAHRSANTGEPIIKSLEWFWPGRGYDRVVDQFILGEDILVCPVLEKGAESRSVILPPGTWTADDGTRYEGEQTIQVEAPLDRLPWFEREIEKN